Proteins encoded together in one Triticum dicoccoides isolate Atlit2015 ecotype Zavitan chromosome 7B, WEW_v2.0, whole genome shotgun sequence window:
- the LOC119337764 gene encoding vesicle-associated protein 4-1-like isoform X2 gives MPLWGTASGPPPPLAEGGGAEGSGGSSGAAAIRSLLPTRRRLRLDPPSKLYFPYEPGKQVRSAVRIKNVSKSHVAFKFQTTAPKSCFMRPPGGILAPGETIIATVFKFVEHPENNEKPLDQKCKVKFKIVSLKVKGPVEYVPELKDQVAVEQILRVIFLDAERPSAQLDRLKRQLAEAEAALEARKKPPEDTSPPIVGEGLVIDEWKERRERYLARQQVEEVDSV, from the exons ATGCCTCTGTGGGGGACCGCGTCCGGCCCACCGCCGCCTCTGGCGGAGGGAGGAGGCGCGGAGGGGTCGGGCGGGTCGTCTGGTGCCGCGGCGATACGGTCGCTGCTGCCTACCAGGCGGCGGCTGCGGCTCGACCCGCCATCAAAGCTCTACTTCCCAT ATGAGCCTGGCAAGCAAGTCCGTAGCGCGGTGAGGATCAAGAACGTCAGCAAGTCCCATGTGGCGTTCAAG TTCCAAACAACAGCACCAAAGAGCTGCTTCATGAGGCCTCCCGGCGGCATACTTGCTCCAGGAGAAACCATCATAGCTACAG TGTTCAAGTTTGTGGAGCATCCTGAGAACAACGAGAAGCCTTTAGATCAGAAGTGCAAGGTCAAGTTCAAGATTGTTAGCCTGAAAGTTAAAGGGCCTGTGGAGTATGTTCCAGAATTG AAAGATCAGGTTGCAGTTGAGCAAATTCTGCGGGTTATTTTCTTGGATGCTGAGCGTCCTAGCGCA CAATTGGACAGACTCAAGCGTCAGCTCGCTGAAGCTGAAGCAGCTCTTGAGGCACGCAAGAAGCCTCCAGAAGACACTAGCCCCCCTATCGTTGGTGAAGGGCTTGTGATTGATGAATGG AAGGAACGAAGAGAGAGATATCTTGCTCGTCAGCAGGTTGAAGAGGTTGATTCGGTATAA
- the LOC119337764 gene encoding vesicle-associated protein 4-1-like isoform X1, producing MPLWGTASGPPPPLAEGGGAEGSGGSSGAAAIRSLLPTRRRLRLDPPSKLYFPYEPGKQVRSAVRIKNVSKSHVAFKFQTTAPKSCFMRPPGGILAPGETIIATVFKFVEHPENNEKPLDQKCKVKFKIVSLKVKGPVEYVPELFDEQKDQVAVEQILRVIFLDAERPSAQLDRLKRQLAEAEAALEARKKPPEDTSPPIVGEGLVIDEWKERRERYLARQQVEEVDSV from the exons ATGCCTCTGTGGGGGACCGCGTCCGGCCCACCGCCGCCTCTGGCGGAGGGAGGAGGCGCGGAGGGGTCGGGCGGGTCGTCTGGTGCCGCGGCGATACGGTCGCTGCTGCCTACCAGGCGGCGGCTGCGGCTCGACCCGCCATCAAAGCTCTACTTCCCAT ATGAGCCTGGCAAGCAAGTCCGTAGCGCGGTGAGGATCAAGAACGTCAGCAAGTCCCATGTGGCGTTCAAG TTCCAAACAACAGCACCAAAGAGCTGCTTCATGAGGCCTCCCGGCGGCATACTTGCTCCAGGAGAAACCATCATAGCTACAG TGTTCAAGTTTGTGGAGCATCCTGAGAACAACGAGAAGCCTTTAGATCAGAAGTGCAAGGTCAAGTTCAAGATTGTTAGCCTGAAAGTTAAAGGGCCTGTGGAGTATGTTCCAGAATTG TTCGATGAGCAGAAAGATCAGGTTGCAGTTGAGCAAATTCTGCGGGTTATTTTCTTGGATGCTGAGCGTCCTAGCGCA CAATTGGACAGACTCAAGCGTCAGCTCGCTGAAGCTGAAGCAGCTCTTGAGGCACGCAAGAAGCCTCCAGAAGACACTAGCCCCCCTATCGTTGGTGAAGGGCTTGTGATTGATGAATGG AAGGAACGAAGAGAGAGATATCTTGCTCGTCAGCAGGTTGAAGAGGTTGATTCGGTATAA